Part of the Mytilus edulis chromosome 9, xbMytEdul2.2, whole genome shotgun sequence genome, ACATCAGTTTACGAAAACTTTGTATTTTGTCGATAGGAAGGTATACAAAATAGGATTTGTACAACTGTTGGCATACGCTAAGAGCTCCGAAGCTGCTAGAATAGTACTATATGCTAAAATGTTGTTATAATAATCTCCAAATACCATACACATATTTATGAGATGAAGCGGCAACCAACGCATAGCAAATACAATCACTATAACGAGTACCCTCTTTGCTACTCTCTTCATTTATTTCATACTTGTAGCAACTCCGTACAAAATGTGTTTAAGTATTACACCATATCGTAATCAATGGCAACACATAtccaaaaacaagaaaacaagaaagCAATCTTCTGCCAAAGGTTATGGATATACTGCATTCTGACGTTTCTGATACGTCAAACtcatttgtttcaaaaattaCCGGAAGATAAGAACCAGATACAACAAGCCAAATGAGAAAAACGATCAGGTTAACAATTTGTCTAGTTCTGAATTTCTTTGATGTGATTGGATGAACTATTGCTTGATAGCGGTCTAGAGACATCATAACTAAGATATACACGCTAATCGTTCCGAAAACATATAACAGATAGTGTGATAGTTTGCACACTATTTCACCAAATACCCAGCTGCCTATGACGCGTGTTGTTACTATGAAAGGAACATATaccataataaataaaaaatcaacaacGACTACGCTAACAATTAAAATGTCTTTTGTATTCCGTTTCTGCCTTTGTGAACAAACGACAATGACCACGGAAAGGTTCCCTAAACAGTCAACTGGAATGGTCAGTCCGTAAATAATAAGTAGGATAAGTTAAAGAATGCGTTTAATTTCAACTTGAGTTTCAATTAGTGCAAGCTCTTCTGCAATTTCTGCAGCAGATATGTTAAATGACATTGTGAGGTTGGTCATGTTTTATTGGTCTAATAGTTTGGTTAAATGTTCCTTCAACCTTTGAAACTAACCCTGAAAATAACAAGGATGTATTATTAACAAGTCAAATAATTAAAGGAAACTCGCTTCTTTCTCTGTCGATAGACATCTGGCAAATAGTCAGTATAGAATTACATTTCTCAATTATCAAACCATATAAAGTGGTTAGACATACAAGGCTTATAATAAACTACCAATGTAAAATAGAGCGGCGGAAGTTAGCAAAGGAAAATTTAATCTTGTAAGTCGatgacataaaaagaaaaaaattaaacggcaatacaatacaaataacagAGTAAATACGCCTGTGTTTAACTTTGAAATGATTCTAATTGAAGGAATTTATCTCCGTCTTGCAAAACTGTGATTCCTTGTCGTGATTTGGTTATGAGGACGTTTGTATAacacaaccaggttcaacccaccattttattttaaactgcactgtaccaagtcagggagatggccattgttatattatagttcgtttctatgtgtgcttcattttaatgttgtgttcctgttgtgtcgtagttctcttatatttaatacgtctctcagttttaatttgtaacccggatttgttttttctctatcgatttatgaatttcgaacagcagcatactactgttgcctttatgtataaggcttttgaatttcaaa contains:
- the LOC139490214 gene encoding allatostatin-A receptor-like yields the protein MVYVPFIVTTRVIGSWVFGEIVCKLSHYLLYVFGTISVYILVMMSLDRYQAIVHPITSKKFRTRQIVNLIVFLIWLVVSGSYLPVIFETNEFDVSETSECTYSTILAASELLAYANSCTNPILYTFLSTKYKVFVN